A single Altererythrobacter sp. BO-6 DNA region contains:
- a CDS encoding type II toxin-antitoxin system RelE/ParE family toxin, whose protein sequence is MTRLQTVVELPEFLRRAKAVMSDEERAALVDFVAANPEGGVSLGGGLRKMRFARPGAGKSGGYRTVYVFGGTHMPIFLVSVFAKNEKDNLSKAEQAELIKLGKLLIAHYGDPS, encoded by the coding sequence ATGACCCGCCTGCAAACCGTCGTCGAATTGCCTGAATTCCTGCGGCGCGCCAAGGCGGTGATGAGTGATGAGGAACGGGCCGCGCTGGTGGACTTTGTGGCCGCCAACCCGGAAGGCGGCGTATCGCTCGGCGGAGGCCTGCGCAAAATGCGTTTCGCACGTCCGGGCGCGGGAAAAAGCGGCGGCTATCGCACGGTTTATGTGTTTGGCGGCACACATATGCCGATCTTCCTCGTCTCAGTGTTCGCCAAGAACGAAAAGGACAATCTAAGCAAGGCCGAGCAGGCCGAGCTCATCAAACTCGGCAAGCTGCTGATCGCGCATTACGGAGACCCATCATGA
- the nadS gene encoding NadS family protein, translating into MSALKSPKTPPKASPKASSAFESIKQGLEEAIAYAEGKTSGARVHQVDVPEVDVVAIRARTGLSQAEFARSIGVAKGTLLNWEHGRRQPTGPAQVLLAMIAKRPGLVGELLN; encoded by the coding sequence ATGAGCGCCCTGAAATCCCCCAAGACGCCCCCCAAGGCGTCCCCCAAAGCATCCAGCGCGTTTGAAAGCATCAAGCAAGGGCTTGAAGAAGCCATCGCCTATGCCGAAGGCAAGACATCCGGCGCGCGCGTGCATCAGGTGGACGTGCCCGAGGTGGACGTGGTGGCGATCCGCGCCAGGACCGGCCTGTCTCAGGCGGAATTCGCGCGCAGCATCGGCGTGGCGAAAGGCACGCTGCTCAATTGGGAGCACGGGCGGCGCCAGCCGACCGGCCCCGCGCAAGTGCTGCTGGCGATGATCGCGAAACGGCCTGGGCTGGTGGGGGAGTTGTTGAATTAG
- the lepA gene encoding translation elongation factor 4: MTDLSKIRNFSIIAHIDHGKSTLADRLIQATGGLTEREMSEQVLDNMDIERERGITIKAQTVRLNYTARDGETYELNLMDTPGHVDFAYEVSRSLAACEGALLVVDAAQGVEAQTLANVYQSIEHDHEIVPVINKIDLPAAEPDKVRAEIEDIIGLDASDAVLTSAKSGIGIEDVLEAVVARIPPPKGDREAPLKASLVDSWYDPYLGVVILVRVIDGVIKKGLQVRFMQGGTQHLIDRVGAFTPKRVDLPEIGPGEIGFITAQIKEVEQARVGDTITTVKNGASEPLAGYKEVQPVVFCGLFPVDAADFEKLRESIAKLRLNDASFSFEMESSAALGFGFRCGFLGLLHLEIIQERLSREYDLDLITTAPSVEYRIQLGHTKNEDAKSIMLHNPADWPDTNRIETIEEPWIKAVIYTPDEYLGSILKLCQDRRGIQTDLTYVGGRAQVTYELPLNEVVFDFYDRLKSISRGYASFDYEQIGMREGDLVKMNILVNNEPVDALSLIVHRSVAEERGRGMCERLKDLIPRHLFKIPIQAAIGGKIIARETIAALRKDVTAKCYGGDITRKKKLLEKQKKGKARMREYGNVSIPQEAFIAALRMGEE; the protein is encoded by the coding sequence ATGACAGACCTTTCCAAGATCCGCAATTTCAGCATCATCGCGCATATCGACCATGGCAAGTCCACGCTGGCGGATCGCCTGATCCAGGCGACCGGCGGGCTGACCGAGCGCGAGATGAGCGAGCAAGTCCTTGATAACATGGACATTGAGCGTGAACGCGGCATTACCATCAAGGCCCAGACCGTGCGCCTCAACTACACCGCGCGCGACGGCGAGACCTATGAGCTCAACCTCATGGACACGCCCGGCCACGTCGACTTCGCCTATGAGGTCAGCCGCAGCCTCGCCGCCTGCGAAGGCGCGCTGCTCGTCGTTGACGCCGCGCAGGGGGTCGAGGCGCAAACCCTCGCCAATGTCTACCAGTCGATCGAGCACGACCACGAAATCGTCCCCGTCATCAACAAGATCGACCTGCCCGCGGCCGAGCCGGACAAGGTCCGCGCCGAGATCGAGGACATCATCGGCCTCGACGCGTCCGACGCCGTCCTCACCAGCGCAAAGTCCGGCATCGGCATCGAGGACGTGCTGGAGGCGGTCGTCGCCCGCATCCCCCCGCCCAAGGGCGACCGCGAGGCGCCGCTCAAGGCCAGCCTGGTCGACAGCTGGTACGATCCCTACCTCGGCGTGGTCATCCTCGTCCGCGTGATCGACGGCGTGATCAAAAAGGGCCTGCAGGTCCGCTTCATGCAGGGCGGCACCCAGCACCTGATCGACCGCGTCGGCGCCTTCACCCCCAAGCGCGTCGACCTGCCCGAAATCGGCCCCGGCGAAATCGGCTTCATCACCGCGCAGATCAAGGAGGTGGAGCAGGCCCGCGTGGGTGACACCATCACCACGGTCAAGAATGGCGCGAGCGAGCCGCTGGCCGGCTACAAGGAAGTGCAGCCGGTGGTGTTCTGCGGGCTGTTCCCGGTCGACGCCGCCGATTTTGAGAAGCTGCGCGAAAGCATCGCCAAGCTGCGGCTCAATGACGCCAGCTTCAGCTTCGAGATGGAGAGCAGCGCCGCCCTGGGCTTCGGCTTCCGCTGCGGCTTCCTCGGCCTGCTGCACCTCGAGATCATCCAGGAACGCCTCAGCCGCGAATACGATCTTGACCTCATCACCACCGCTCCCTCGGTCGAATACCGCATCCAGCTCGGCCATACGAAGAACGAGGACGCGAAGTCGATCATGCTGCACAACCCGGCTGACTGGCCGGACACCAACCGGATCGAGACCATCGAGGAACCGTGGATCAAGGCGGTGATCTACACGCCTGACGAATATCTCGGCTCCATCCTCAAGCTGTGCCAGGACCGGCGCGGCATCCAGACCGACCTGACCTATGTCGGCGGGCGCGCGCAGGTGACTTACGAGCTGCCGCTGAACGAAGTGGTGTTCGATTTCTATGACCGGCTGAAGAGCATCTCCAGAGGCTATGCCAGCTTCGATTACGAGCAGATCGGCATGCGCGAGGGCGACCTGGTGAAGATGAACATCCTCGTCAACAACGAGCCGGTCGACGCGCTCAGCCTGATCGTCCACCGCTCGGTCGCCGAAGAGCGCGGGCGCGGCATGTGCGAGCGGTTGAAAGACCTGATCCCGCGGCACCTGTTCAAGATCCCGATCCAGGCCGCGATCGGCGGCAAGATCATCGCCCGCGAAACGATCGCCGCGCTGCGCAAGGATGTGACCGCGAAATGCTATGGCGGCGACATCACCCGCAAGAAGAAGCTGCTGGAGAAGCAGAAAAAGGGGAAGGCAAGGATGCGGGAGTACGGGAATGTTTCAATTCCCCAAGAAGCCTTCATCGCGGCCCTTCGTATGGGTGAAGAGTAG